TAGGAGAAAAATGCCATGGGAACCATCCTGGTCGTCATTCTGATCCTTGTACTGATCGGCGCTTTGCCCACTTGGAAGCACAGTAGATCCTGGGGGCCTTACCCCAGTGGCGGAATCGGATTGATCCTGTTGATATTGGTCATCCTAATGCTGATGGGGCGAATTTGAGATGGACCGGAAACACGGAAGCCTGCTCATCATGCCAAAGAATTCCAAGGGAGATAGAAAAATATGCAAATCAATATTGCGCCTGAGCCCGTTGTTTCGCTCATCGCGGGAATCCTGATTCTCATTTTTCCGAGATTGTTGAATTACATCGTGGCATTTTATTTGATCATATTCGGCATTCTCGGGCTGATTCGATGAAAAGAGTTTTTGTGAATCGCTCAATTTGAGCAACTATACTGTATTTTGAGCACGTCAATTTCCAACCAAAGAGGAGCGAACATCATGAAATCAAGCACGAGGGATGAGGTGGAAGGTAAGAAGCATCAGGCCAAAGGAAAGGTCAAGGAAGTTGTCGGGAAAGCAGTCGGCAATCCTGATATGGAAGTCGAGGGCAAAGTCGAAAAACTCGGCGGAGTTGTGCAGGAAAAAGTCGGCGATGTGAAAAGAGCCGCGGGAAAGTAGAGCGGCACGCCACATAGGAACGAATCTAGATTCGTTCCTAAGTTTTATCTTTTCGAGGGGGAGGACATACAATGAATGCAATCAGAGTCGTTGCGCTTGCTTTGATTCTTGTGGGTGCTTTGGGGTTGGCCTACGGCGGTTTCACGTACACCCGGGAAACCCATGATGCCAAACTGGGACCATTGGAATTCTCGATACAGGACAGGCAGACGGTCAACATTCCGATCTGGGCCGGAATCGGGGCGATAGTGATCGGCGGCGGGCTCCTGTTTGTCGGAGCCGGAAAGCGGTAGCAGTCCGTTGAAAAACTCCCCATTGCTTCGTCGCTGCAAAAAGTTCAAACTCTCACGTATGAATAAATACGCTTCGACCTTGAGCCTTTTTTTGCTCCTTGCACTTGGGGTTTTTGAACGAACTGACGGATGAGAATTTTTCCAACACTCAGTTAGCCTGGTCACATCCTGCCTGCCGTTGCCGCAAGGGGAGGGCATATGATTTCAGATTCACAAACGTCCCCAATCAATGTCCTGCTGATCTATCCCGAGATTCCTGATACGTTTTGGAGCTTCAAGCACGCCCTGAAGTTCGTGGGCAAGAAGGTCTCCTCGCCTCCGTTGGGACTGGTGACCATCGCGGCCATGCTTCCGAAGCATTGGAATCCGCGTCTGGTGGATCTGAATATCCGGGAATTGTCCTTGGACGACCTGCTCTGGGCCGAGTACGCCTTGATCAGCGCCATGACCGTGCAGCGGGAATCCTCGCGCAAGGCGATCAAGTCGTGCAAGGACGCCGGCCTGCTGGTGGTTGCCGGCGGGCCGCTGTTCACGGTGGAGCATGAACACTTTCCCGAGGTGGATCATTTTGTACTCAACGAGGCCGAGCTGACCCTGCCGGAATTTCTGCTGGATCTTTTCCAAGGACGGGCCCAACGGGTCTACGCCACGGATCGATTCGCGGATATTGGACGGACGCCCGTTCCGCGCTGGGATCTTTTAGAACTCGACCAGTACGCGAGCATGAGCGTTCAGTACTCCCGGGGGTGTCCGTTCAGTTGCGACTTCTGCAACGTCACGGCCTTGTTGGGCCGCACCCCGCGCAACAAGAGCGCGCCTCAGATGATTGCCGAGCTGGACAGTCTCTATGCCAACGGGTGGCGCGGCGGGATATTTTTCGTGGACGACAATTTGATCGGGAACAAGCGGCGGCTTAAAACCGAGCTGCTGCCCGCCTTGGTCAACTGGAGAATAGGCAAAAAAGGAATGCCTTTCGGCACCGAGGCGTCCATCAATCTGGCTGACGACGAAGAACTGTTGGCCATGATGGTTGAGGCGGGATTCGATACCGTGTTCATCGGCATTGAAACGCCCAATGAGGCCAGCCTGTCCGAATGCGGCAAAGGACAAAACATTTGCCGCGATCTGATCCGGGACGTGAAGCGGATCCAGCGCTTTGGAATCCAGGTCCAGGGAGGGTTCAT
This region of Desulfonatronum thiodismutans genomic DNA includes:
- a CDS encoding DUF3096 domain-containing protein, with the protein product MQINIAPEPVVSLIAGILILIFPRLLNYIVAFYLIIFGILGLIR
- a CDS encoding DUF3309 family protein; this translates as MGTILVVILILVLIGALPTWKHSRSWGPYPSGGIGLILLILVILMLMGRI
- a CDS encoding B12-binding domain-containing radical SAM protein, which translates into the protein MISDSQTSPINVLLIYPEIPDTFWSFKHALKFVGKKVSSPPLGLVTIAAMLPKHWNPRLVDLNIRELSLDDLLWAEYALISAMTVQRESSRKAIKSCKDAGLLVVAGGPLFTVEHEHFPEVDHFVLNEAELTLPEFLLDLFQGRAQRVYATDRFADIGRTPVPRWDLLELDQYASMSVQYSRGCPFSCDFCNVTALLGRTPRNKSAPQMIAELDSLYANGWRGGIFFVDDNLIGNKRRLKTELLPALVNWRIGKKGMPFGTEASINLADDEELLAMMVEAGFDTVFIGIETPNEASLSECGKGQNICRDLIRDVKRIQRFGIQVQGGFIVGFDNDEPTIFNRLVEFIQQSGITTAMVGMLQAPPGTRLYSRLKQAGRLREVISGDNVDGTTNILPAMTLESLRDGYKEILKNIYSPEAYYARVITFLREYNLPSNKKLWQIRCFSESLMALFRSIFRLGILGQERFHYWKLFFWTLLRRPRSLPLAVTLAIYGYHFRRVCELRVL
- a CDS encoding CsbD family protein, whose product is MKSSTRDEVEGKKHQAKGKVKEVVGKAVGNPDMEVEGKVEKLGGVVQEKVGDVKRAAGK